The following coding sequences are from one Arthrobacter crystallopoietes window:
- a CDS encoding anti-sigma factor, with the protein MDEQLHLLTGAYALNALDDDERDAFERHTLGTVDTREEVRGLSETAAMLAYGTPAVAPPPELKSKVMASIRNTRQLPVDAVVADLDTKRLEGGEARTGRRARVSGNGRSSDRARARSTTAVRWLSAAAGVLLVTTAALGGWAVGVSNDQERTEQRLQALAEQQSQVMSVLTAPDAKMIPGRMPDGAAVTIALSAQADKGAVITHDLPQLEQDRTYELWLISDEGAQPAGLIQADAAGQTSMRLLEGVSGATHLGITVEPAGGSPQPTTDPIMLQEL; encoded by the coding sequence ATGGACGAGCAGCTGCATCTGTTGACCGGCGCGTACGCCCTCAACGCCCTGGACGACGACGAACGCGATGCCTTTGAACGGCATACCCTGGGCACCGTGGACACCCGCGAGGAAGTCCGCGGACTGAGCGAAACCGCCGCCATGCTGGCCTACGGCACACCCGCCGTCGCCCCGCCGCCGGAACTCAAATCCAAGGTCATGGCCTCCATCCGCAACACCCGCCAGCTCCCCGTGGACGCGGTGGTCGCGGACCTCGATACCAAGCGGCTTGAGGGCGGAGAAGCCCGAACCGGTCGCAGGGCCCGTGTCAGCGGCAACGGCCGCAGTTCTGACCGTGCCAGGGCCAGAAGTACGACGGCGGTGCGTTGGCTAAGTGCCGCGGCCGGGGTTTTGTTGGTAACCACCGCCGCGCTGGGCGGCTGGGCCGTGGGCGTTTCCAATGACCAGGAACGGACCGAGCAGCGACTGCAGGCGCTGGCCGAGCAGCAGAGCCAGGTGATGTCGGTCCTGACGGCGCCGGACGCCAAGATGATTCCGGGCCGGATGCCGGACGGCGCCGCGGTGACCATCGCCTTGTCCGCGCAGGCTGACAAGGGCGCAGTGATCACGCACGACCTCCCTCAGCTGGAGCAGGACCGGACCTACGAACTCTGGCTGATCTCGGACGAGGGCGCCCAGCCCGCCGGCTTGATCCAGGCGGACGCCGCAGGGCAGACCAGCATGAGGCTGCTGGAAGGCGTCTCCGGTGCCACCCATCTGGGCATCACGGTGGAACCTGCCGGCGGATCACCCCAGCCCACCACGGATCCGATCATGCTGCAGGAACTGTAG
- a CDS encoding fasciclin domain-containing protein — MLKNSSRNFAALGMIAVATLGLSACGGGSEDADNAGAAPESTTGAEATAKESMAPESGEAMDPAANLVGPACADYAAAVPDGAGSVAGMAQDPVAVAASNNPMLTQLTAAVSGELNPKVDLVDTLNSGEFTVFAPVDDAFGAIPAETLESLKTDDATLSTILTYHVVEGQLSPDEIVGEHTTVQGESLEVSGSGDELMVNDANVVCGGVQTANATVYMIDSVLMPPAK, encoded by the coding sequence ATGTTGAAGAACAGCAGCAGGAACTTTGCAGCACTCGGAATGATCGCAGTGGCGACCCTCGGCCTGTCCGCCTGCGGCGGCGGATCCGAAGATGCGGACAACGCCGGCGCGGCTCCCGAATCAACCACCGGAGCCGAGGCGACCGCAAAGGAGTCCATGGCCCCGGAGTCCGGCGAAGCGATGGATCCCGCCGCCAACCTCGTCGGCCCGGCCTGCGCCGACTACGCAGCCGCGGTGCCGGACGGCGCCGGATCCGTGGCCGGCATGGCGCAGGACCCGGTTGCCGTCGCCGCCTCCAACAACCCGATGCTCACCCAGCTGACCGCAGCCGTCTCCGGCGAGCTGAACCCCAAGGTCGATCTGGTGGACACGCTGAACAGCGGCGAATTCACCGTCTTCGCACCCGTGGATGACGCGTTCGGCGCGATCCCCGCCGAAACCCTAGAATCCCTCAAGACCGACGACGCCACGCTGAGCACCATCCTGACCTACCACGTAGTGGAAGGACAGCTGAGCCCGGACGAGATCGTCGGTGAGCACACCACCGTGCAGGGCGAGTCCCTTGAGGTCAGCGGCAGCGGCGACGAGTTGATGGTCAACGACGCCAACGTTGTCTGCGGCGGCGTCCAGACCGCCAACGCCACGGTCTACATGATCGATTCGGTCCTGATGCCGCCGGCCAAGTAG
- a CDS encoding serine/threonine-protein kinase yields the protein MTAKDGVFATRTPPGTTGNLMTDHLVPGIPDTLLGGRYRVGPVIGIGGMSTVYRAVDEVLGREVALKVYRPDPVDPERLRWHQEEIATLARLNHPGLVTLYDAGSSPFDGGTVSWLVMELIPGVDLGRYLDAGPLDYLETARLGAELASALHYIHRRNIVHRDVKPGNIVMARYFDDEAPHPKLADFGIARMINGTPLASSGTTLGTAGYLSPEQVTGAAVGAPSDVYSLGLVLLQCLTGELEYPGPPLASARARLVRPPRIPKNLGPVLAGLLEAMTAKDPRHRPVAVEAAQALRKVSGSEAPSAGAGSGAVAAAMPSAATRLGAEPPTAHLALPVLKTSLMTNATQGLPWRELPERPARQPAPVNGLERSARAGSTVVRTRGKRKPPMLQLGLAAAALLLLVAALIFGAVIATSGRSIPAQTPAPAVPAELDEHLQQLEESLTP from the coding sequence ATGACAGCTAAAGACGGCGTCTTTGCCACCAGAACCCCGCCGGGAACGACGGGGAATCTGATGACGGACCACCTGGTTCCGGGTATCCCGGACACCCTCCTGGGCGGCCGTTACCGAGTGGGTCCGGTCATCGGGATCGGCGGCATGAGTACGGTTTATCGTGCCGTTGACGAAGTCCTTGGCCGTGAGGTGGCCCTCAAGGTTTACCGTCCGGACCCCGTTGACCCGGAACGCCTCCGGTGGCACCAGGAAGAAATCGCGACGCTGGCCCGGCTGAACCACCCGGGCCTCGTCACGCTTTACGACGCCGGCAGCTCCCCTTTCGACGGCGGGACGGTGTCCTGGCTGGTTATGGAACTCATCCCGGGGGTGGACCTCGGACGCTACCTCGACGCCGGTCCGCTGGATTATCTGGAAACCGCCCGGCTCGGCGCCGAACTGGCTTCCGCCCTGCATTACATCCACCGGCGCAACATCGTCCACCGGGATGTGAAGCCGGGCAACATCGTGATGGCCCGCTACTTTGACGATGAAGCTCCCCACCCCAAGCTGGCTGATTTCGGCATTGCCAGAATGATCAACGGAACGCCGCTGGCCTCTTCCGGGACCACTTTGGGCACCGCCGGCTATCTCAGTCCCGAACAGGTGACCGGCGCTGCGGTTGGTGCTCCTTCGGACGTCTACTCTCTTGGCCTGGTGCTGCTGCAGTGCCTTACTGGCGAACTGGAGTACCCCGGCCCGCCCCTGGCATCGGCAAGAGCCAGGCTGGTACGCCCGCCACGAATACCGAAGAACCTCGGCCCGGTTCTGGCCGGACTGCTTGAAGCCATGACGGCTAAGGATCCGCGGCATCGGCCCGTTGCGGTCGAGGCCGCCCAGGCCCTGCGCAAGGTTTCCGGCAGCGAGGCACCCTCCGCCGGAGCTGGTTCCGGTGCCGTTGCCGCTGCCATGCCGTCGGCCGCCACCCGCCTCGGCGCCGAACCGCCGACAGCACACCTTGCCCTGCCCGTCCTGAAGACGAGCCTAATGACCAATGCCACCCAAGGCCTGCCCTGGCGGGAGCTGCCGGAAAGGCCGGCCCGGCAACCGGCTCCAGTCAATGGGCTTGAGCGATCGGCGCGGGCCGGCTCCACGGTCGTCCGCACCCGCGGCAAACGAAAGCCGCCCATGCTCCAACTCGGCCTTGCGGCAGCGGCCCTGCTCCTCTTGGTTGCGGCTCTGATCTTCGGCGCCGTGATCGCCACCTCCGGGAGGTCCATACCCGCGCAAACGCCCGCTCCGGCAGTGCCCGCGGAACTGGACGAGCATCTGCAGCAACTCGAAGAAAGCCTCACACCATGA
- a CDS encoding DUF4383 domain-containing protein, whose protein sequence is MTTSDQTSIRGGRRTSVQTVTLAVGAVFLLVGILGFVPGITSGVDQLSFAGHQSGAMLLGLFQVSILHNIVHLLFGVVGLALSRSWTGSRSYLVWGGAIYLVLWIYGLVIGHESPANFVPLNTADNWLHFVLGIAMLGLGLLLGRGHTAAKA, encoded by the coding sequence ATGACTACGTCAGATCAAACCAGCATCCGTGGTGGCAGGCGGACCAGCGTTCAGACAGTAACTTTGGCCGTCGGTGCGGTCTTCCTGCTGGTCGGGATCCTGGGCTTCGTTCCGGGCATTACCAGCGGGGTCGATCAGCTCAGTTTCGCCGGTCACCAGTCCGGTGCCATGCTGCTGGGACTGTTCCAGGTCTCCATCCTGCATAACATCGTGCACCTGCTTTTCGGCGTCGTCGGTCTGGCGCTGTCGCGCAGCTGGACCGGTTCCCGGAGCTACCTCGTCTGGGGTGGAGCCATCTACCTAGTGCTGTGGATCTACGGGCTGGTTATCGGGCACGAGTCCCCGGCCAACTTCGTCCCGCTGAACACGGCCGATAACTGGCTGCACTTTGTCCTCGGTATCGCCATGCTCGGCCTCGGTCTCCTGCTGGGACGTGGGCACACGGCAGCCAAGGCCTGA
- the sigK gene encoding ECF RNA polymerase sigma factor SigK: MRLPWLRPVGPDAPPTQEELIRRVALGDESAFESLYDSVSPTIFGLVRRVVRDPAQSEEVTQEIFVEIWQNAARFDADRGKALSWILVIAHRRAVDRVRASQASMDRDLRQGAKEYQASYDDVADTVELRLESERVNKALASLTDSQREAITLAYYGGHTHREVATMLHIPVGTVKTRIRDGMIRLRDKLGVA, translated from the coding sequence ATGCGATTGCCATGGCTGCGCCCCGTGGGGCCGGACGCCCCGCCGACACAGGAGGAGCTCATCCGGCGCGTAGCGCTGGGGGACGAATCCGCGTTCGAATCGCTCTATGACTCGGTGTCGCCCACCATCTTCGGGCTGGTGCGCAGGGTGGTCAGGGACCCGGCGCAAAGCGAGGAAGTCACGCAGGAAATCTTCGTCGAAATCTGGCAGAACGCCGCCCGGTTCGACGCGGACCGCGGCAAGGCCCTCTCATGGATCCTGGTGATCGCCCACCGGCGGGCCGTGGACCGGGTGCGGGCCAGCCAGGCCAGCATGGACCGGGACCTGCGCCAGGGGGCCAAGGAATACCAAGCCAGCTACGACGACGTCGCGGATACAGTTGAACTGCGGCTGGAATCCGAACGCGTGAACAAGGCGCTCGCCAGCCTGACGGACAGCCAGCGCGAGGCGATCACGCTGGCCTACTACGGCGGCCATACCCACCGGGAGGTCGCCACAATGCTGCACATTCCGGTGGGAACAGTAAAGACGCGGATCCGCGATGGCATGATCCGCCTTAGGGACAAGTTGGGAGTGGCGTGA
- a CDS encoding pyridoxamine 5'-phosphate oxidase family protein translates to MTRRSNGPPPTIHAEEASGGSAPSAGLPAIPDQDNPVIELTEDECWDLLIGTMLGRLAVSVADKPELYPVNFLAHDRRILIRTMQGTKLVSMAINNKVALEADGRSLHSVWSVVVKGTARELITEAEITTAEQLSLRPWTASVKTTYVEIAPSQIRGRRIALADEFKLER, encoded by the coding sequence ATGACCCGGCGCTCCAATGGCCCACCGCCAACCATCCATGCGGAGGAGGCCTCAGGCGGCAGCGCTCCATCCGCCGGTCTTCCCGCCATTCCTGACCAGGACAATCCCGTCATCGAGCTGACCGAGGACGAGTGTTGGGACCTGCTGATCGGCACGATGCTGGGCCGGCTGGCGGTCAGCGTGGCAGACAAGCCGGAGCTGTACCCGGTCAATTTCCTGGCCCACGACCGCCGGATCCTGATCCGCACCATGCAGGGCACCAAGCTGGTTTCGATGGCCATCAATAACAAGGTGGCACTGGAGGCGGACGGCCGCTCCCTCCACTCCGTCTGGAGCGTGGTGGTCAAAGGCACCGCCCGTGAGCTCATTACCGAAGCAGAAATAACGACGGCGGAGCAACTGTCCCTGCGGCCGTGGACAGCGTCGGTGAAGACAACCTACGTGGAAATCGCGCCCTCGCAGATCAGGGGCCGACGGATTGCGCTGGCGGACGAGTTCAAGCTGGAGCGCTGA
- a CDS encoding D-2-hydroxyacid dehydrogenase has translation MNAKPIVTVLAGDRPVIGLEKLQEHAELRITDIAGLGSALNGADVLYMWDFFAEGLQDVWPNADALKWIHVPAAGVDKLLFPELVESDVVVTNARGIFDRPMAEFVLGGILHFAKGFGLAGERQRRQHWKSWPTTEVAGARVLVAGTGSIGRCTARLLRAVGMDVDGMGRTARAGDRDFGTVHASADFAKVAGGYDYVVLAAPLTTATERMVSRTVLEAMKSSAVLVNVGRGKLVDQDALVQALQARRLGGAVLDVFETEPLPQDHELWQLDNVLVTPHMSGDSQNWLDELAAQFESNFHAWRQGKPLANVVDKRLGFVPSDC, from the coding sequence ATGAACGCAAAGCCCATAGTTACCGTCCTGGCAGGGGACCGGCCCGTCATCGGACTGGAGAAGCTGCAGGAGCACGCGGAGCTCAGGATCACGGACATCGCGGGCCTGGGATCCGCGCTGAACGGGGCGGACGTGCTGTACATGTGGGACTTTTTCGCTGAGGGACTGCAGGATGTGTGGCCGAACGCGGACGCGCTGAAGTGGATCCACGTGCCGGCGGCCGGTGTAGACAAGCTGCTCTTTCCGGAGCTCGTCGAATCGGACGTGGTGGTCACGAACGCCCGCGGTATCTTCGACCGGCCGATGGCGGAGTTCGTCCTGGGCGGCATCCTGCATTTTGCCAAGGGCTTCGGACTGGCCGGGGAGCGGCAGCGCCGGCAGCACTGGAAAAGCTGGCCGACAACGGAGGTTGCCGGTGCGCGGGTGCTGGTAGCAGGTACCGGAAGCATCGGCCGTTGTACCGCCCGGCTCCTGCGCGCCGTCGGAATGGACGTCGATGGCATGGGCCGCACCGCCAGGGCCGGGGATCGCGACTTCGGCACGGTGCACGCCAGTGCGGACTTTGCCAAGGTCGCCGGTGGCTATGACTACGTGGTGCTCGCCGCCCCGCTGACGACGGCGACAGAGCGGATGGTCAGCCGGACAGTCCTGGAAGCGATGAAGTCCTCTGCCGTGCTGGTCAATGTGGGCCGGGGCAAGCTGGTGGACCAGGACGCGCTGGTCCAGGCTCTGCAGGCTAGGCGGTTGGGCGGCGCCGTGCTTGACGTCTTCGAAACCGAGCCGTTGCCCCAAGACCACGAGCTGTGGCAGTTGGACAACGTCCTCGTCACTCCGCATATGTCCGGTGATTCGCAGAACTGGCTGGACGAACTGGCCGCGCAGTTTGAGAGCAATTTCCATGCCTGGCGGCAGGGGAAACCGCTGGCCAATGTGGTGGACAAGCGGCTCGGCTTCGTTCCGTCGGACTGCTAA
- a CDS encoding pyridoxamine 5'-phosphate oxidase family protein, whose protein sequence is MSEDLRMPDAGNPTLRLGSDECWELLAGTTLGRLAVSYRNEPDVIPVNFWAAEKNILLHGSEYVRDIVRRAEHQVVLEADGRSGSSVWSVMAKGTLRELTGPAEIAAVERRKLRPWTLTRRVLYLELEPSELTGRRIAVGPENND, encoded by the coding sequence ATGAGCGAAGATCTGCGGATGCCCGACGCCGGCAATCCGACCCTCCGGTTGGGCTCGGACGAATGCTGGGAACTTCTCGCGGGCACGACGCTGGGCAGGCTGGCGGTCAGCTACCGCAACGAGCCGGACGTCATTCCGGTCAACTTCTGGGCCGCGGAAAAGAACATTCTGCTGCATGGCTCCGAATATGTCAGGGACATTGTCCGCCGGGCCGAGCACCAGGTAGTGCTGGAGGCGGACGGGCGCAGCGGTTCATCGGTCTGGAGCGTGATGGCGAAGGGCACGCTCCGCGAGCTGACCGGTCCGGCTGAGATTGCGGCGGTCGAGCGCCGGAAGCTCAGGCCCTGGACCCTCACGCGGAGGGTGCTGTATTTGGAACTGGAACCATCGGAACTCACGGGGCGGCGCATCGCCGTCGGGCCTGAAAACAATGACTGA
- a CDS encoding alkaline phosphatase D family protein — MTTSPLVLGPMMRYVDQTTASIWVETRDAARVAVRAGGQSWEARTFAVHHHHYALVEVAGLEPGSVTPYTVEIDGEEVWPATGAEFPPSCIATLKPDKPLRLEFGTCRTSVPHDKNGNRTHGVDSMRAYALEMAKGGDVSWPDLLLFLGDQVYADSTSDQMQEFIKARRDMSEPPGEELKDYEEYAHLYSLAWSDEANRWLLSTLPSAMIFDDHDIRDDWNASLTWKQQMQETSWWHGRIVSGLASYWVYQHLGNLSPQQRADDVVWRLIAKHRGEEELDLSEALDAFAEKADHYPESYRWSFSRDIGGVRLIVLDSRAARVLEPEHRSLLDGKEMAWLDGRLQGGFRHVLVATSLPFLLPTGLHHLESWNEALSEGVWGKPAAKLGEKLRQAIDLEHWGAFQKSFQEVAAMVLEVADGQRGPAPETVTFLSGDVHFSYVAEVQRPAGSRIVQAVCSPIRNPLPRLIRSFTAIMSYGVAGPVGALMARSAKVPDPPFRWETIKGPWFDNNLAGLEDSPDGLKFWWQTGIVENGDHDRPRVQEVAAVTLPPRGA; from the coding sequence ATGACGACATCGCCCCTCGTGCTCGGCCCGATGATGCGGTACGTGGACCAGACGACCGCGAGCATCTGGGTGGAAACGCGGGACGCCGCGCGGGTTGCTGTCCGGGCTGGCGGGCAATCGTGGGAAGCGCGGACTTTTGCCGTGCACCACCACCACTATGCGCTCGTGGAAGTAGCCGGCCTGGAGCCGGGCAGCGTCACTCCCTACACAGTGGAGATCGACGGCGAAGAAGTCTGGCCGGCAACGGGAGCCGAATTCCCGCCGTCGTGCATTGCGACGCTGAAGCCGGACAAACCGCTGCGGCTGGAATTCGGCACCTGCCGCACCAGCGTCCCGCACGATAAGAACGGCAACCGCACCCACGGCGTCGATTCGATGCGCGCCTACGCGCTGGAAATGGCCAAGGGCGGCGACGTGTCCTGGCCGGATCTGCTGCTGTTCCTGGGCGACCAGGTCTACGCGGATTCCACCAGCGACCAGATGCAGGAGTTCATCAAGGCCCGCCGCGACATGAGCGAGCCGCCCGGCGAGGAGCTCAAGGATTACGAGGAGTACGCGCACCTTTACTCCCTCGCGTGGTCGGACGAGGCCAACCGGTGGCTGCTCTCGACCCTGCCGAGCGCCATGATTTTCGACGACCATGACATCCGCGACGATTGGAATGCCTCGCTGACCTGGAAGCAGCAGATGCAGGAGACCTCGTGGTGGCACGGGAGGATCGTGTCCGGGCTCGCCTCGTACTGGGTCTACCAGCACCTGGGCAATCTTTCTCCGCAGCAAAGGGCCGACGACGTCGTTTGGCGGCTGATTGCGAAGCATCGCGGCGAGGAGGAACTGGATCTGAGCGAGGCGCTGGATGCCTTTGCGGAGAAGGCGGACCATTATCCTGAGAGCTACCGGTGGAGTTTCTCGCGAGATATCGGCGGCGTGCGGCTGATCGTGCTGGACTCCCGCGCGGCTCGGGTGCTGGAGCCCGAACACCGTTCGCTACTGGACGGCAAGGAAATGGCGTGGCTGGACGGCCGGCTGCAGGGCGGCTTCCGGCATGTACTGGTGGCAACCTCGCTGCCGTTCCTGCTGCCCACCGGGCTGCACCATCTCGAGTCCTGGAACGAGGCGCTCTCCGAAGGCGTCTGGGGCAAGCCCGCGGCGAAGCTCGGGGAGAAACTGCGCCAGGCCATCGACCTGGAACACTGGGGCGCGTTCCAGAAGAGCTTCCAGGAGGTGGCGGCCATGGTGCTGGAGGTGGCCGACGGTCAGCGCGGGCCGGCACCGGAAACCGTTACGTTCCTGTCCGGCGACGTGCACTTCTCCTACGTCGCCGAGGTCCAGCGGCCCGCCGGCAGCCGGATTGTGCAGGCGGTCTGCTCGCCGATCCGCAATCCCCTGCCACGGCTGATCCGCTCGTTCACCGCCATCATGTCCTACGGCGTCGCCGGTCCGGTGGGCGCCCTGATGGCGAGGTCGGCGAAGGTTCCGGATCCGCCGTTCCGCTGGGAGACGATCAAGGGGCCGTGGTTCGACAACAACCTGGCCGGCCTCGAAGACTCTCCGGACGGGCTGAAGTTCTGGTGGCAGACCGGCATCGTCGAGAATGGGGACCACGACCGTCCGCGGGTGCAGGAGGTCGCCGCCGTGACCCTGCCGCCGCGCGGGGCCTAA
- a CDS encoding UPF0158 family protein, with amino-acid sequence MLSLKNIDLDMLTTAMENASYEMQWWLDPDTGGLELTGDMVDEGLLPEQLEERGYVAVEMADSHRGYRDMEDFIATLEDEKARAALFHAIERKRPFRHFKDALYGYPQVQEDWYAFHEKRMRHHAVTWLLSKGIIDEQEARRELGEDS; translated from the coding sequence ATGCTCAGCCTGAAGAACATTGACCTGGACATGCTGACCACGGCGATGGAGAACGCCAGTTATGAAATGCAGTGGTGGCTGGATCCGGACACGGGCGGGCTGGAGTTGACCGGCGACATGGTGGACGAGGGCCTGTTACCGGAGCAACTGGAGGAACGCGGCTATGTGGCTGTGGAAATGGCCGACTCGCACCGGGGCTACCGGGATATGGAGGACTTCATCGCCACTCTCGAGGACGAGAAGGCGCGCGCCGCCCTGTTCCACGCCATCGAAAGGAAGCGTCCGTTCCGCCACTTTAAGGACGCGCTGTACGGCTACCCCCAGGTCCAGGAAGACTGGTACGCCTTCCACGAAAAGCGCATGCGCCACCACGCCGTCACTTGGCTCCTGTCCAAGGGAATTATCGACGAGCAGGAAGCCCGCAGGGAGTTAGGCGAGGACTCCTGA
- a CDS encoding type II toxin-antitoxin system RelE family toxin, translating to MTRTYQVTLTHAAERSLRKLDAKARIRVAAAIELLQHNPRPPAAKRLVGGSGAYRICTGDYRIIYEITDGALVILVLGVGHRREIYR from the coding sequence GTGACCAGAACGTATCAGGTCACGCTGACCCATGCCGCGGAGAGGTCGCTTCGGAAGCTTGATGCAAAGGCCAGAATCCGGGTTGCCGCAGCCATAGAACTGCTCCAACACAACCCTCGGCCGCCTGCAGCGAAACGGCTGGTCGGCGGCAGCGGCGCATACCGCATATGCACCGGCGATTACCGCATCATTTACGAGATCACAGACGGCGCTTTGGTCATCCTCGTTCTCGGGGTCGGCCATCGTCGGGAAATCTACCGGTAG
- a CDS encoding molybdopterin-dependent oxidoreductase, which produces MKKLKRIPLSVLTAALAGLVSAGVLLGVAQLAGVWFRPAASPLVALGAAFIDFTPTWLKNFAVETFGTADKTVLFIAMGVVTAVLACLVGLLARRRWTWGAAAVILLGAVVGTAVITRAGAGVLDLIPTAAGTLAGLASLRLLERRIPEAGEIRTATAAAGPDVTVAPAASGTPTRRSFFAAAGLLAVTAAVVGAGGTALAGLRNSVEDFRKALRLPSPFRKAEPLPAGVHAPVDGVVPFVTPNADFYRIDTALAVPRVDPQTWQLRVHGMVEEEFTMSFQELLDSELLESYVTLTCVSNPVGGDLAGNAKWLGYPLAKVLERARPLPGSDMVLSTSVDGFSASTPLEVLRDGRDALLAVGMNGEPLPLDHGFPVRMVVPGLYGFVSATKWVVDLEVTRFQDKTAYWTDRGWSERAPIKTASRIEAPRPFARVPAGKVAVGGTAWAQQRGIERVEVQVDDGRWQEAELAAEATVDTWRQWSFSWQAEPGQHYLRVRSYDAVDGLQTDERADPIPNGASGWHSISVTVEP; this is translated from the coding sequence GTGAAGAAGCTCAAGAGAATCCCGTTGTCTGTCCTGACCGCAGCGCTCGCCGGACTGGTTTCGGCCGGAGTGCTGCTGGGAGTCGCCCAGCTGGCCGGCGTCTGGTTCCGTCCGGCCGCTTCGCCGCTGGTCGCTCTCGGCGCTGCGTTTATCGACTTCACTCCGACCTGGCTGAAGAATTTTGCCGTCGAAACCTTCGGCACGGCGGACAAGACCGTCCTGTTCATCGCGATGGGCGTGGTCACGGCAGTACTGGCCTGCCTGGTCGGACTGCTCGCCCGGCGCCGCTGGACGTGGGGTGCCGCGGCAGTGATACTGCTGGGCGCAGTGGTGGGTACTGCCGTGATCACCCGGGCGGGAGCTGGTGTCCTGGATCTAATCCCGACGGCGGCAGGAACCCTGGCCGGACTCGCTTCGCTGCGGCTGCTGGAGCGACGCATACCTGAGGCAGGAGAAATCAGGACGGCGACTGCCGCAGCTGGTCCGGACGTTACGGTCGCCCCCGCTGCCTCCGGCACTCCCACAAGGCGTTCCTTCTTTGCCGCAGCGGGTCTGCTCGCCGTGACCGCCGCAGTCGTGGGGGCCGGCGGCACCGCGCTCGCCGGCCTGCGCAACAGCGTGGAGGATTTCCGTAAGGCGCTCCGGCTGCCCTCGCCGTTCCGGAAAGCAGAACCGCTGCCGGCCGGTGTCCATGCGCCGGTAGATGGCGTGGTCCCTTTCGTCACGCCCAATGCGGACTTCTACCGGATCGATACGGCGCTGGCCGTTCCCCGGGTTGATCCGCAGACCTGGCAGCTTCGCGTGCACGGCATGGTGGAGGAGGAATTCACCATGTCATTCCAGGAGCTGCTGGATTCCGAACTGCTGGAGTCCTATGTGACGCTGACCTGCGTCTCCAACCCCGTCGGTGGCGACCTGGCTGGCAACGCCAAGTGGCTCGGCTATCCGCTGGCGAAGGTACTGGAACGCGCCCGCCCGCTACCAGGCTCGGACATGGTGCTCTCCACCAGCGTCGACGGCTTCAGTGCCTCGACACCGCTGGAGGTGCTGCGGGATGGCCGGGACGCGTTGCTCGCGGTCGGCATGAACGGCGAACCGCTGCCGCTGGACCACGGTTTCCCCGTGCGGATGGTGGTACCCGGGCTCTACGGCTTCGTGTCGGCCACCAAGTGGGTGGTGGATCTGGAGGTCACAAGGTTCCAGGACAAGACCGCCTACTGGACGGACCGCGGCTGGTCGGAGCGCGCCCCCATCAAGACAGCATCGCGGATCGAAGCCCCGCGGCCGTTCGCACGCGTGCCGGCAGGAAAGGTTGCCGTCGGCGGCACCGCCTGGGCACAGCAGCGCGGCATTGAACGGGTGGAAGTGCAGGTGGACGATGGACGCTGGCAGGAAGCGGAGCTGGCCGCCGAAGCCACGGTGGACACCTGGCGCCAATGGTCGTTCAGCTGGCAGGCCGAGCCCGGGCAGCACTACCTGCGGGTCCGCTCCTACGACGCGGTGGACGGACTGCAGACCGATGAGCGGGCGGATCCGATTCCGAACGGCGCCTCGGGCTGGCATTCCATCAGCGTCACGGTTGAGCCCTGA
- a CDS encoding type II toxin-antitoxin system Phd/YefM family antitoxin, which translates to MSARLHWSETIDKASREPVSNTRHGREAVVLMNAELAERALEALEDAEDLKAAREARAEGGPSLGKTPKQTSGLSDQNVSGHADPCRGEVASEA; encoded by the coding sequence ATGTCTGCTCGCCTGCATTGGAGCGAAACGATAGACAAGGCGTCACGAGAGCCCGTGTCCAATACCCGGCATGGACGAGAAGCTGTAGTCCTCATGAATGCCGAGCTTGCTGAACGTGCATTGGAAGCGCTGGAAGATGCAGAGGATCTCAAAGCCGCGCGCGAAGCCCGCGCCGAGGGGGGTCCATCCCTTGGGAAGACGCCAAAGCAGACCTCGGGCTTGAGTGACCAGAACGTATCAGGTCACGCTGACCCATGCCGCGGAGAGGTCGCTTCGGAAGCTTGA